Genomic DNA from Halobaculum sp. MBLA0147:
GTCGCTTCTCCGTCACGGTGAGCCGCTCGGCGTCGTGTGGGTAGCTCTCGACGGACTCGTCGGAGAGCAACCCCTCGGCCCGGTAGATCAGCGTCCGCGTCGGCGTGACGAACAGTTCGTCGTCGCCCCCCAGGCCGACGCGCGCGACGGGGTCTTCCTCCCCCAGCTCCCGCTGGAGTGCCTCCGGCAGACTCATACCAACGATTGGCCAGCGACTCGGTATAAATCCGGCGCACAGCCCGCGTCCCGTCGGACGGACGGCAGACGACCGCGAGCGCGTCGTTCGACTGGATTCTGGACCGAGGTCCCCGGACACTCCCACCGTCGACCCAGGGGGCCACCCACGGGGCGACGCGACCGACTGCGCTCACTCCTCGCGCGTCCGGCGATCGGCGCCCGCGGCCTCGAACTCGTCGTCCACGAGACAGTTCAGCGCCCAGATGGTCCGGAGCAGCGTCGCGGCTTCGCCGGGCGGGAACACCAACTCGTCTGTCGCGCGGACGTGTTCGAGCACCCGCTCGGAGGCGTGGGCCGGAGCCGCAGCGATGCCCGCGTCGCGGTCCGCGGCCCACTCCATCGCTCGCAGGTCCGACTTGCTGTCGCCGACGACCGCGACGAACGGGTCGTCGATCCCGAGCACGTCCAGTGCGGCCGCGACACCCTGTGCCTTGTCGAGTGCGCGCACCGCCAGTTCGGCCGCGTCGGCGTAGTACAGCGCCACGTCCAGTCGTCCGAGGAGGTCGGCGGCAGCGTCCGGCACCGCCGCTGCGACTGCACCGCCCTCGCGAGCGAGTGCGCCCGCGACCTCCGGGTCCGCGTCGGCGAAGAACGCCCGCGCGACCGCCGCTCCCGGTGCCGGGTCGTCGAGCGACTCGTCGTCCTCGCCGTCCGCTGCGTCCCCGTCGTAGTGTGTCGCGCGGACGGCCGCCTCGCTCGCCGGAGGAGCAGTCGTCTCGACCTCGCCGACCGCGACACGGTCCGCGACCGCCTCGCCGACGAGATCCAGCAGGTGGACCACCCCCTCGTCGATCACCGCCGCCGCGTCCGGGCCGCCGGTCTCGTGGTTCGGCTTGAGCGTGACGTTGAACTCGTTCCCCTGGAGGTGACAGCCGCGACGGATCGACTCCGGCGCCGCCCGGAGCACGCGCGACCGCACGTCGTCGACGACGCCACGACTGTCCTCGGGGAGGTCGTCGTACAGCAACCGCTTCGTGTCGGCGCCGTGACCGGGCGTGAACACCCCGGCGCCGGCCTCGTACACCACGGACACGTCGCCGGAGTGGACGAGTTCGTTGCCGAGTCCCTGGACGAGAAAGCCCTTCACGTTCTCCAGCGTCTGGCCGGTACAGATCACGAGCGGGACGCCCCGCTCGACGAACTCCGTCAGGAGGTGGAGTGTCTCGCGTGGGATCTCGTTGTCCGTGTCGCCGGCCGATCGGAGTGTCTCGTCGACGTCCAACACGAGCGCGTTCACCGCGCGGCCGTACTTCCCGCGGAGGTCGAGCGCGGTGAACGCGGTCGTGCGGTCCGCGCGGGCGGCGATCTCTGCCAGACGCTCCCCGTCGTCGAACGCGGCCACGATCTCGCTGCGCCGCTCTGCGAGTCGCGCGGTCGCCTCGTCCCACCGATCGAGCGCGACCGGCGACGACAACGGCGGGAACAGGTCGACGAACTCGCGGTACGCCCGCAACTCCTCGGTGTCGAACCTGTCGTACACCTCGTAGAGCCGATCGTAGTCGTCCACGGGTCGTGTGTCGGTCCCGACCGACAAGAGTGTACCCCGAACTGTGGGGCGGTCGGCACGTCGCAGACCGACGACCGTCTCCACACTCCCGACTCCCGCGAGAGTGGCCACAGAGAGCTACCGTTCCTCGCCGCCCGGCGCGGTGAACAGGCGCCGGTGCGCCAGGTAGAGGCCGATCACCGGCGGGAACAGGAGCGCGACGCCGACGTAGAGCCACCGGGCGCGCCCGACCCCCGCGCCGACGGCCGAGCGGACGCGGTCGTCCTGGTAGCAGGTGGCGGCGACGAGCGGCGCCACCAACAGCGAGTACGCGCTGCGGACCAGCGCCCACGGCGAGGAGCCGACGACGAGCAGCCGACGCTCGAAGAGGACCAACACGACCCAACACAGCGCCGCGGCGACCGCGACCGCCAGCCACGGGCCAGTCTCGTCGGCCGGGTCCGGACGATCTTCCGGGTGGAGTGCCGACGGCGGCGGCGAACGACTGGACACACGAGTCGCACGGGCGTGACCGTCTTCAACCACCCGGTCTCCGTCTCCGGGAAGGGTCACCTCGGCACCGGGGGAGACACACGTCACTCCGCTCCGTCGAGGAACGGGTACCGGAGGCCGAACGTCTCGGCGGCGTGGTGCGCCCACTCCTCCGGCGAGAGCGACTCCGTGGTGGTCCCCTCGGGCGTGTGGCGCGTGAGTGTCGTGGGTGACAACTCGACGGCGCCGTCGGCGGTCGCGACCGACAGCGTCGGCTCGCCGGTGAACGGCGACTCGGCGGCCGTCGCGAGGTAGTCACAACTGGCGGCGAAGTACGACAGCGGGCGCGGCGTCGCGTCGAACACGTACCGGCGCTCCCACTGCTCGTCGCCTGGTCGGCGGTACGACAGCCTGTACTCGCTGTCCGGACGGCTGCTGTCGGCGACGCGCCACTCCGTGCCACGGTCGTCCCTCACGCTCTCGCCGTCCAGCGGCACCGGGACGCGCGTCTTCGGCAGCCCGGTCCCCACGTCGGCCACGTACCGCCGGTCGAGGTGAACCACGACGGTGTGGTGGTTCGCGGGCGTGGGCGAGGTCTCCCCGTCGCCGAGCACCATCCCCGCCGCGCGGTCCGCGCGGAACCCGAGCGAGCGGAGGAGCACCGTGAACAGCCCACCCAGTTCGAAGCAGTAGCCGCCGCGCTCTCGCGCGACGACCTTCTCGTACAGCGCCGGGACGGTCAGCGAGACCCCCGGACCGGGCCACTCCCCGAACGGGTCCCCGGTGATCGACAGCGTCTCGAACGGCACCGCGGTGACGTGTGCCCGGAGGAGGTCCGTCAGGAGGTCGTGGTTCGGCCGACGTGCTCGGACGCGTTCGGAATCGAGCCCGATCCGTTCGAGGTAGGTGGTCACCCGCTCGTCGTCGGACGACCACCGTCTGTCGTCCGGTTCGCTCCCGTGCAGCCCGTCGCCGCGCTCAGTCACCGGACAACACCCGTGTCTCCCGCGACTCGTCGGCCACCGTCGGGTACTGCTCGACGTTCGCGTAGGCGACGGCGGCCTCGCCGAGGTCCGCGAGTCGATCCGCGACGGACTCGTCGACGACCGCGTCCTCGCCGACCGTCTCGCCGGCGTTCGGAATCGCGACCTCGGTCGGCAGCGTCCACGCGGTCAACGTCCGTGCGACCTCGCGGAGGTGTGCGAGCGCGCTCGTCGGGAACGAGCCTCCGGCGGTCGCGACGAGACCGACGGTCGTCTCCTCGAACTCGTCGAAGCCGCAGTAGTCCAGTGCCGTCTTGAGGGGCGAGGAGTACGAGCCGTGGTACACGGGCGTTCCGAGGACGACCGCGTCCGCGTCCGCGACCTGGTGCCGCACCGCGGGTGCGTCTCCCGCATCTCGATCCGGCCCCCGTGGCGGCAGGTCGTACTCTCGAAGGTCGACGAGTGTCGTCTCCGCCCCGGCGCCCTCGGCGGCCGCGAGCACCGCCCGCAGCGCCGTCCGAGTCGTGCTCTCCGGCGCGAGACTCCCACAGACTGCGGCGACGTGTGGTTCTCTCGACATCGTACCCGTCACCACACCACCCGCACACGTAAGCGCTCTCGAAACGCCGTTTTGGTAAGAAACCCTACACGTCTCGTCGGTGCATCGGCGTATCGGTGCGTCGGGGACGGTTCACCCGACTCGCGACAGCGGGTCGCGAAGTCCCCAGTTCGTCGCCGTCGGATCGTCGACGTTCGACGGCTCCGTCCCGCGCTCGGCGAGGAGACCGGCGTGGTACAGCATCGTCTTGTACTGGAACAGCGTCGGCGAGTGGTAGACGTTCGCGTCCGTGAGTGCTCGCTCCCTGAGCGCACCGCGGTCGTCGAGTACCCGTCGGCGAGCGTCGTCCGTTCCCCGGACGAACAGCTCCACCGCGAACGCCGGCCGCAACTCGTGGAGTCGGACGACGAGATCGACGACGGAGGGCTCGGGAACTCCGTCGTCTGCGAGCCGTTGGAGTTCCGTCACCAGCGTCTCCGTCGCCGGGTACCGGTACAGCACTCGCCGTGCGAGGTCACCCCACCGCGGCGCGAGATCACAGAATCTCCTTCGTGAACCGGTCCAGTCGTCGATCCGGTTGAGTCCGTCCGCAACGTCACCTTCGACTCGCTCGGCGAACCGCACGACCTCCGCCCCGAGTGGACGGAGCCGGACACTGCCGGCGTGTCGTTCGACCAGTCCGAGCGCGACCGCACCGCGGACGGCGTCGCCGAACACGTCGACGGCGGCTTCGCGGAACCGCTCGCTCGTCTCTCCGTCGGCAGTGACGGCCAACGGCACGGCGAGGTAGTTCTTCGGGTGGTTCAGCCCGAACGGGTTCCTGGCGACACCCTGTGGACTCGCCTGGAACCGCACGGCACCGGCCGGGCCGTCCGTCCCACTAGCCCCACCGACGACACGTGGTCTGACCAGTGGCTCTACGTCGCCAGCGGCCGTGACGCCGAGCAACCCGACGTTCAACTCGGCGGCCATCGTCCGCGTCGCCTGCCCGACACTCTCGTGGGGGGCCGCGACGAACGCGACGTTGGCCTCGTCGAGCCGGTCGTACGCCTGCGTGACGCCACGCTCGACGTCCGCTCCAGTCTCGCCGGTCCGCAGTCCCTTCGCCTCGACGGCGACGAGCGGTCGGCGACTACCGAGCCGGTCGACTGCGAGGAGGTCGTCGTCTAAGTCGTGGACGCCGACGAGGTCGGGGTACCCGGACCCGACCTCAACGTGGTTGAACGGGGCGAGTGTCTCGCGGACCCGTTCCGGAACCGGGTCGCCGTCGAGCCACTCCTCCCGAGTGAACTGCGTGTCCGCGACGACGTACCGGTCCGGTTCTGGATCGTCGGGCGCACCGAACAGTCGGCGCTTGGTGGAGGCGAGCACGGCCGGCTCCGCGAGTGACCTCGTCGACACGGGTCACTCGTTCGTGTACGACCACATCAATCTGGCTGGTGGCTGTGGCCGGTCGGATCGACTCGTCGAGACCGCTCGTCCGAGTCGGCGGCCGAGTTCGACCCGACACCGGAGACGGTCTCCGGGCGAACGGGCAGTTTACTTGCGTGGCAGCCCTCGCACGGGTATGGCTTCAGACGAGGCAGCGACCGGCCGCGTGTTGGTCGGACTGGCCGCCGTGGCCGGGTTGGTGACACTGCTGGGTATCGCCGTCGTGTGGGCGTTCTCGTACGGTCCGCTGGGGTGACCGACACACGCGGTGACCGTCTGGATCGGACGACGCACGCCCTCGCCGTCTCCGACGACTCACTCCCCGTCTGCCGGCAACTCCTCGTCGGCGTAACAGCTCCGCTCGACTAGGGCGTCGTACAGCGTCGAGACGAGCTTCGTCACGGGGCCGCCGCCGACCGCGACACCGTCGACCGTCGCCACCGGCTTCACCTCGCGGATCGAGGAGGTGAGGAACGCCTCGTCGGCGTCGCGTACGTCGTCGGGGTCGTAGGTCCCCTCCTCGACGGGAATCTCCTCGTCCGCGAGCGCGTCCAGAACCGTCTCGCGTGTGATCCCCGGGAGCACGGGGCCGTCGAGACTCGGGGTGCGGAGCGCGTCGTCGGCGACGAACCAGAGGTTCGCCGTCGCCGCCTCCGCGACGTTGCCGTCCGTGTCCAACACAAGCGCCTCCGTGGCGTCGCTGACGGTCGTCTCCAGCCGCGCGAGGATCGGGTTCAGGTAGTTGTGCGTCTTCGCCGCGCTCGGGAGCGCGCGGTCCGGCACCCGCCGCGTCATCGCGGTCTGGAGTCGCGCCGGCTCGTCCCAGACCCGCTCGCCGTCCGTCCCGCCGCGCGGGAGCGGCGAGACGGTGATCACGACCGTCGGGTCGGGGTCCGTCGGCGGGGTGAGTCCCCGCGTGTCGACGCCGCGGGTCACGGACAGCTTCACCGCCGCCTCCCGGAGGTCGTTGGCCGCCAGCGTCTCCACGACGCGAGCGCGCAGTTCCGTGCGGTCGCACGGGAGCGGGAGCGACAGCGCCTCGGCACTGTCTTCGAGGCGGTCACAGTGTGCGTCCCACCGGAACGGCGTGCCGCCGTAGACGCGGATCGTCTCGAAGACGGCGTCCCCGTACGCGAACCCGCGGTCGTGGACGTTCACCGTCGCCTCGCTCGCCGGCACCGACTCCCCGTCGACGTGGTACACGAGGTCGGGTGGTGTCGTCTGGTCGACCTCTCCCGGCGGCGTCTGGTCCGACTCCTCGGGTGTGTGCGTCGACGGCGACCCGTCCGTCGGCTCTGGCTCCTCGGCCATCGTGTCCCCGTCGGGTGGGCGCGGTGATAGCTCCGGCGGCTCCGCGACGGGGACGAGCGGCGGAGGCCCCGGGCTCCCCCGTGGCGATCACGAGCGAGCCGAGGGTACTTGTTCGTGTAGCGTGAACGCCGGACGACTACACGAGGGCACACGGTGGTCACACGACTGATCGCGTTCTCCGTCCTCCCGTTGGCAGCGTTGTTGCTCAGTGCCGCGTACGCCGTCCGCGCGACGTGGTCGCTGCGCGACTGGCGCCCCGCGCTGTTCACAATCCTGCTGGTGCTGATGAGCGTCCACCAGGCCAACGAGGTCGGGGTGTACCTGTCGAGTGGCGTCGCCACTGCCTCGCGCGGGTTCGGCGAGTACCCGGAGACGGGGGTGAACCTGCTGGCCGGCGTCGCGGTGATCTCCGTCCTCCGACTCGTGGACGAGGAACGCCGACTCTCGGAGGAGTTGGCCGACACGCTCGACGAGGTGCGGGCGCTCCGCCGGGAGAACGACCGCCTGGAGGAGTTCGCCTCCGTCGTCAGTCACGACCTCCGGAGCCCACTGAACACCGCTCGCGGCTACGTCCAGTTGGCGCGCGACGAGGACGACCCGGAACGACTGGCGGCCGTCGAACGCGCGCTCGACCGGATGACGACCATCGTCGACGACTCGTTGACGCTGGCGCGGCGCGCAGACACCGTGGAGACGCGCGAGCCCGTCGCCGTCGCGGCGTTGGTCGAGGAGTGTTGGGCGGTCGTCGAGACCGACGAGGCGACACTCGACGTGGCGTCGTTCGACGTGCAGGCGGACCCGGACCGACTCAGACACGTCTTCGAGAACCTGTTCCGCAACGCCGTCCAACACGGCGGCGAGGACGTGACCGTCACCGTCGGTCCGCTGGACGACGGCGAGTTCTACGTGGCCGACGACGGTCCGGGAGTCTCGGCCGAGGATCGCGAGGCGGTGTTCGAGTTGGGCCACACGACCGCGGCCGACGGGACCGGGTTCGGCCTGGCGATCGTCCAGCGTGTCGCCGCCGCACACGGGTGGGCCGTCTCCGTCACCGAGAGCGACGACGGCGGGGCACGGTTCGAGTTCCGCTCGACCGAGTCGGACGCGAGCCCCCGGACGGTGGAGTCGACCGCCATCTCCGAGGCGGGGTGACGATCCGTCCGTCCCGAGGGGATCGGACGCGACCGTCACTCGGGGACACGCCACCGTGTGAGACCCGGCCGGAAGTTTATCACGACGCCGCGAGACCCACAGCCCGTATGTCCGACACGGATCCCGAACTGGAGGCCCGGTTGGCCGAGGCCGACGAGTTCGAACCCCCCGAGGCGTTCGTCGAGCAGGCGAACGTCGTCGACCCGGAGCTCTACGAGACGTTCGAAGAGAACTGGCCCGACTGCTGGGAGCGGGCCGCCGCCCTGCTCGACTGGACGGAGCCGTACGACGAGGTGCTGGACGACTCGAACCCGCCGTTCTACGAGTGGTTCACCGGTGGGTCGCTGAACGCCTCGGCGAACTGTCTCGACCGCCACCTGGAAGCGCGGGGTGACGAGCCCGCCATCGAGTGGGTCGGCGAGCCGACCGACGAGGCGAACCGGACGTACACGTACAACGACCTCCACCGCCGCGTCAACGAGTTCGCGGCCGGCCTCCGCGAGTTGGGTGTCGGGGAAGACGACGTGGTGACGATGTACATGCCGATGATCCCCGAGTTGCCGATCGCGATGTTGGCGTGTGCACGCATCGGCGCGCCACACTCCGTCGTGTTCGCGGGGTTCTCCGCCGACGCCCTCGCGACGCGGATGGCGGCCGCCGACTCCGAGTACCTCGTCACCGCCGACGGCTACTACCGTCGCGGCGACCCACTCGACCACTTCGCGAAGGCGACCGAGGGGCTCGCCGAGGTGCCCCACGAGACGACGACCGTCGTCGTCGACCGCCTCCGCGAGAGAGACGGCTTCGGCCACGACCTCGGAGCGGGACAGTACGACTGGGAGACGTTACTCACCGACCACGCGGGCGAGACGGTGGAGCCGGTCGCCCGCGACGCGGAGGACATGCTGTTCCTGATGTACACCTCCGGGACGACCGGGGAGCCGAAGGGGGTGAAACACACCACCGGCGGCTATCTCTCGTGGGTGAGTTGGACGGCGCAGGCCGTACTGGACGTGAAACCCGAGGACACCTACTTCTGCTCGGCGGACATCGGCTGGATCACCGGCCACTCCTACATCGTCTACGGACCACTCGCGCTGGGGACCACGTCGGTGATGTACGAGGGGACGCCGGACTACCCGGACCGCGACCGCCTGTGGGAGATTGTCGAAGACGTGGAGGCGACGCAGTTGTACACCGCGCCGACGGCCATCCGGGCGTTCATGAAGTGGGGGACGGAGTACCCCGACCGGCACGACCTCTCGTCGCTGCGACTGCTCGGCACCGTCGGGGAGCCGATCAACCCCCGCGCGTGGAAGTGGTACTACACCCACGTCGGGGACGAGTCGTGTCCCGTGGTCGACACCTGGTGGCAGACGGAGACCGGCGGGACGATGCTCACGACGCTCCCCGGGATCGGAGCGATGAAACCCGGTGCCGCCGGGCCGCCGTTACCGGGTGTCGACGCGCAGGTCGTCGACGCCGAGGGGGAGCCGGTCGACGCCGGCGAGGCGGGGTACCTGACGCTCCAGAAGCCGTGGCCGGGGATGTTGCGGACGCTGTACCGCAACGACGAGCGGTTCGTCGAGGAGTACTGGGCGACGTACTCGGACACGGACAGCGACGATCCGGACGACTGGGTGTACTTCCCCGAGGACGGCGCGAAGGTGGACGGGGACGGCTACGTCACGGTGTTGGGTCGCGTCGACGACGTGATCAACGTCTCCGGACACCGCCTCGGGACGATGGAGATCGAGTCGGCCATCGTCGGCGTCGAGGGGGTCGCGGAGGCGGCCGTCGTCGGCGGCGCCCACGACGTGAAGGGCGAGGCGGTGTACGCCTACGTCATCACGGAGGACGGCCAGACGGAGTCCGAGGCGTTCCGCGAAGAGATCGTCGCCGCCGTCGAGGACGCCATCGGCCCCATCGCCCGCCCGGAACGGGTCGTCTTCACGCCGGAGTTGCCGAAGACCCGCTCCGGGAAGATCATGCGCCGCCTGCTGGAGGACGTTGCCAACGACGCCGAGTTGGGTGACACCTCGACGCTCCGGAACCCCGACGTGGTCGAGGACATCCGCGACGCGGTGCGCGGAGACGACGACTGAGCGGCCGACGACTGAGCGGCTGGTACTCCGGGGAGCACTCAACGGTCTCCCGACGCAGACACGTCCGGATCGGCGTCGCCCTCGACCCCGACACCGGCCTCGGCGAGCGCGTCCGCGAGTCGCGAGTCGTCGGGGACCGCCGCGTGGAACGGCTCGGTGTCGATCCCGGCGCGCCCGTTCACGGAGCACAGGCGGAGCGTCGCCGGATTGTCGAGGCCGACCGGGAACGCGACGGTGCGGCGCGCGTCGACGCCCTCGACGGTCGTCTCTGGGTCGAGCGTCTCGTAGAGATCGGCGTGTGCGGCGACGTGGTCGACACACGTCGCCGTCGGTGCGAACAACAACAGCAGGTGGACGCCGGGCTCCGTCCGGCCGAGGCGACGCCGGAGGCCGTGGTCGTCACCGCGGTAGAAGTACCGTTCCATCCGCCGGAACTGTCGGAGGATCTCGTTGGTGCCCGTCGCGCGCCGTACCGCCGCGTCGGCCTTCAACTCGACCAAGTAGTCGGTTCTGGGTGGGTCGCGAACCCGCGCGTACACGTCGACCTGCCCGCGGTTGCCGTAGTGGTCGTACGGCTCCTCCAACGCCACCGTCACCGTGTCGTTGGCGGCCTCGAGGTGGGTGACCACCGGCGTCGCGAGGTCGTCTTCGCGCATCCGTGTCGTCCGTAGGTGGGCGGTGGCTGGTATACACTTTCGGGACACGACCACCGACTACCGACGCGGTCGACGCCGAGGCCACGTACCGAACCGACCAGTGAGTCGACTCCTCCACGGAGCGTGTAACCACACACGCGTCCGTTCCGGCACGAGCGGAACCCACACGGCTTTAGTCGGTCCGCGGGCAACGTCGGGCAAGTAAATGATCTCGAAGGGGTGCGAGCAGTGCGCGAAGGGCGGGAAGATGGTGTTGTTCGTCTACGGCTACTGTGACCAGCGGGACTGTTTCTACTGCCCGCTGGGCGAGAACCGGAAGAACGTCGACTCGGTGTACGCCAACGAGCGGGAGGTCACCTGCGACGAGGACGTGTTGACGGAGGCGCGACGGATGGACGCGCTGGGCACCTCGATCACCGGGGGCGAACCACAGGAGCGACTCGAACGCACCTGTCACTACCTCTCGCTGTTGAAAGACGAGTTCGGCGAGGACCACCACACGCACCTCTACACGGGGATCACCGGTGGTCGCGAGAACATGCGCCGGCTCTCGGAGGCGGGACTCGACGAGATCCGGTTCCACCCGCCGTACGAGCTGTGGGGGGATCTCCACGGCACCGAGTGGGAGGAGATCCTCCACGTCGCCCGCGAGGAGGGGCTCACGCCGGCCTTCGAGATCCCCGGCATCCGACCGGAAGAGGAGTTCCTCGAGTTCCTCGACGAGGGGGCCGCCGAGTTCTGTAACGTCAACGAGTTCGAGATGTCCGACGGGAACTACCGCCGGATGCAGGAACACGGCTTCGAACTGCAGGAGGGGCACATGTCCGCCGTCGACGGGTCGAAGGAGGCGATCCTGGACGTGATGGGCGACCACGAGAAGGTGTACTTCTGTACGTCGGTGTTCAAAGACGCCGCCCAACACCGCAACCGGATGAAGCGGATGGCGCGGAACCTCCGGCGACCGTTCGACGAGGTGACCGACGACGGGACACTCGTATACGGGAAGACGTACGCCGAGCCGGAGCGGTTCGAACGGCTGGGCGTGCCCGAGGAGTTCTACACGGTGAAGTCGGAACACGTCGAGGTCGCGTGGTGGCTGCTGGAGGAGATGGTCGCCGAGGGCGACCTCGAAGAGGGCGAGGTCGTCGAACAGTACCCCACCGTCGACGGCACCGTCGTCGAGCGCACCCCGTTGGCCTGATCGGGACGGCGCCGAGGGCGCCCGGACGGTCCGCCCGCCGGCACGCTCGCGCAGGCGACGACTCCACGATGCGACACTTATACCAGGGTGCCACGCGCAGTCGCCGACGTGTCGTCTGTCGATCCCTCGCGGGTGCCGGGACTCGGACGCGTGGCGGGTGTCCGCGTCGCCGTGCTCGCGACGACCGTCGTCGCCGTCCTCTCGGTGGTGACCGGCGTCGCGAACATCGTCACCCCGCCGCGATTGATCGGGCCGCTGGTGCCGGTCGTCCCCGACACCGTCCGGTCGGCCGCGGGGTTCACCGGCACACTCACCGGGTTCGCGCTGTTCGTGGCGGCGACCGGGATGCGACGGGGCCTGCGAGCGGGCTGGTACGCGTCGGTGGCGTTGCTCCCGATCACGCTGGCGCAGGGGGTGATCCAGACCTCGCAGCTGTCGGTGCCGCTCGTCGTCGCCTCGCTGGTGGCGTTGCCGAGCGTGGCGTACTCGCGCGAGCGGTTCGACAGGCCGCTGTCGCTGTCGACGAGTCAACTCGCCGGGGCGACGGCGATCGCGGCGGTGCAGTTGTACGGGACGGCGGGGGCGTTCGCGCTGCGCGAGCAGTTCTCGAACGTCGAGACGGTGCTCGACGCGTTCTACTTCACGCTCGTGACGGCGAGTACGGTCGGCTACGGCGACGTGACGGCGGGCAGCCAGACGGCGCGGCTGTTCACGATGAGTCTGGTCGTGCTCGGGACGGCGAGTTTCGGGATCGCCATCGGGGTGTTGATCACCCCGGCGATCGAGGC
This window encodes:
- a CDS encoding HAD family hydrolase, with the translated sequence MDDYDRLYEVYDRFDTEELRAYREFVDLFPPLSSPVALDRWDEATARLAERRSEIVAAFDDGERLAEIAARADRTTAFTALDLRGKYGRAVNALVLDVDETLRSAGDTDNEIPRETLHLLTEFVERGVPLVICTGQTLENVKGFLVQGLGNELVHSGDVSVVYEAGAGVFTPGHGADTKRLLYDDLPEDSRGVVDDVRSRVLRAAPESIRRGCHLQGNEFNVTLKPNHETGGPDAAAVIDEGVVHLLDLVGEAVADRVAVGEVETTAPPASEAAVRATHYDGDAADGEDDESLDDPAPGAAVARAFFADADPEVAGALAREGGAVAAAVPDAAADLLGRLDVALYYADAAELAVRALDKAQGVAAALDVLGIDDPFVAVVGDSKSDLRAMEWAADRDAGIAAAPAHASERVLEHVRATDELVFPPGEAATLLRTIWALNCLVDDEFEAAGADRRTREE
- a CDS encoding arylamine N-acetyltransferase, with amino-acid sequence MTERGDGLHGSEPDDRRWSSDDERVTTYLERIGLDSERVRARRPNHDLLTDLLRAHVTAVPFETLSITGDPFGEWPGPGVSLTVPALYEKVVARERGGYCFELGGLFTVLLRSLGFRADRAAGMVLGDGETSPTPANHHTVVVHLDRRYVADVGTGLPKTRVPVPLDGESVRDDRGTEWRVADSSRPDSEYRLSYRRPGDEQWERRYVFDATPRPLSYFAASCDYLATAAESPFTGEPTLSVATADGAVELSPTTLTRHTPEGTTTESLSPEEWAHHAAETFGLRYPFLDGAE
- a CDS encoding NADPH-dependent FMN reductase, with the translated sequence MSREPHVAAVCGSLAPESTTRTALRAVLAAAEGAGAETTLVDLREYDLPPRGPDRDAGDAPAVRHQVADADAVVLGTPVYHGSYSSPLKTALDYCGFDEFEETTVGLVATAGGSFPTSALAHLREVARTLTAWTLPTEVAIPNAGETVGEDAVVDESVADRLADLGEAAVAYANVEQYPTVADESRETRVLSGD
- a CDS encoding aminotransferase class IV — its product is MAEEPEPTDGSPSTHTPEESDQTPPGEVDQTTPPDLVYHVDGESVPASEATVNVHDRGFAYGDAVFETIRVYGGTPFRWDAHCDRLEDSAEALSLPLPCDRTELRARVVETLAANDLREAAVKLSVTRGVDTRGLTPPTDPDPTVVITVSPLPRGGTDGERVWDEPARLQTAMTRRVPDRALPSAAKTHNYLNPILARLETTVSDATEALVLDTDGNVAEAATANLWFVADDALRTPSLDGPVLPGITRETVLDALADEEIPVEEGTYDPDDVRDADEAFLTSSIREVKPVATVDGVAVGGGPVTKLVSTLYDALVERSCYADEELPADGE
- a CDS encoding sensor histidine kinase, encoding MVTRLIAFSVLPLAALLLSAAYAVRATWSLRDWRPALFTILLVLMSVHQANEVGVYLSSGVATASRGFGEYPETGVNLLAGVAVISVLRLVDEERRLSEELADTLDEVRALRRENDRLEEFASVVSHDLRSPLNTARGYVQLARDEDDPERLAAVERALDRMTTIVDDSLTLARRADTVETREPVAVAALVEECWAVVETDEATLDVASFDVQADPDRLRHVFENLFRNAVQHGGEDVTVTVGPLDDGEFYVADDGPGVSAEDREAVFELGHTTAADGTGFGLAIVQRVAAAHGWAVSVTESDDGGARFEFRSTESDASPRTVESTAISEAG
- the acs gene encoding acetate--CoA ligase — protein: MSDTDPELEARLAEADEFEPPEAFVEQANVVDPELYETFEENWPDCWERAAALLDWTEPYDEVLDDSNPPFYEWFTGGSLNASANCLDRHLEARGDEPAIEWVGEPTDEANRTYTYNDLHRRVNEFAAGLRELGVGEDDVVTMYMPMIPELPIAMLACARIGAPHSVVFAGFSADALATRMAAADSEYLVTADGYYRRGDPLDHFAKATEGLAEVPHETTTVVVDRLRERDGFGHDLGAGQYDWETLLTDHAGETVEPVARDAEDMLFLMYTSGTTGEPKGVKHTTGGYLSWVSWTAQAVLDVKPEDTYFCSADIGWITGHSYIVYGPLALGTTSVMYEGTPDYPDRDRLWEIVEDVEATQLYTAPTAIRAFMKWGTEYPDRHDLSSLRLLGTVGEPINPRAWKWYYTHVGDESCPVVDTWWQTETGGTMLTTLPGIGAMKPGAAGPPLPGVDAQVVDAEGEPVDAGEAGYLTLQKPWPGMLRTLYRNDERFVEEYWATYSDTDSDDPDDWVYFPEDGAKVDGDGYVTVLGRVDDVINVSGHRLGTMEIESAIVGVEGVAEAAVVGGAHDVKGEAVYAYVITEDGQTESEAFREEIVAAVEDAIGPIARPERVVFTPELPKTRSGKIMRRLLEDVANDAELGDTSTLRNPDVVEDIRDAVRGDDD
- a CDS encoding radical SAM protein codes for the protein MISKGCEQCAKGGKMVLFVYGYCDQRDCFYCPLGENRKNVDSVYANEREVTCDEDVLTEARRMDALGTSITGGEPQERLERTCHYLSLLKDEFGEDHHTHLYTGITGGRENMRRLSEAGLDEIRFHPPYELWGDLHGTEWEEILHVAREEGLTPAFEIPGIRPEEEFLEFLDEGAAEFCNVNEFEMSDGNYRRMQEHGFELQEGHMSAVDGSKEAILDVMGDHEKVYFCTSVFKDAAQHRNRMKRMARNLRRPFDEVTDDGTLVYGKTYAEPERFERLGVPEEFYTVKSEHVEVAWWLLEEMVAEGDLEEGEVVEQYPTVDGTVVERTPLA
- a CDS encoding NAD-binding protein, encoding MSSVDPSRVPGLGRVAGVRVAVLATTVVAVLSVVTGVANIVTPPRLIGPLVPVVPDTVRSAAGFTGTLTGFALFVAATGMRRGLRAGWYASVALLPITLAQGVIQTSQLSVPLVVASLVALPSVAYSRERFDRPLSLSTSQLAGATAIAAVQLYGTAGAFALREQFSNVETVLDAFYFTLVTASTVGYGDVTAGSQTARLFTMSLVVLGTASFGIAIGVLITPAIEARFSEVLGRVTQADLELLEDHVIVLGYGDLTEPILNELSELSAEFVVVTPDEAQSNRLAGREFLTLVGDPSDEETLDRVGLDRATAVVAATNNDAEDALAVLTARHVAPSVRIVAAATDRENVNKLRRAGADTVISPASIGGHLLVQSALGAEGMEDVAAQVIGTDRSDTDSPPRESESVEHTTGGRDDGE